CTTGGAAGGCGGGCGAGTCGGGGGACAGTCCGAAGGTGAGGAAGCCCACGCGTCCGCCGAAGAAGCTGAATTCCTTGGTGGCCCCGTCCAGCTTGATGGGGATGAGGTTGTCGTGAGCGCCCACCAGCTCCCAAAAGAGCGAACGCCTGGGGATGTCGTCTTGAAAGACCAGTCCGGCGTAGGCGTCGTCGCATACCACTATCAGCGGACGCTCATCAGCCAGCCGCAGCAGCGACCGGCGCACGGCCTGACGCTCTTCTTGAGTGGGCGAGTAGCCCCCGGGGTTGGAGGGCAGGTTGAGCACCGCCAAGGCCGGGCGCCCGTCCTCGGCGTTCTCCAGGCACTCGGCAATGGCTTCGGTGTTGTAGCGTCCCCGGCGGTAGAAAGGCGCCGACAGCACCACTCCTCCCCGGCGCATGGCGAAGGTTTGGCGGTAGTTGCCCCAGAAGGGCGCCGGAACCGCAATCGGCGTCCCCTCGCTGACGAAGAGTTCGCCCACCAGGTTGAGCCCGTGGGTCAGGCCCAGGGTGACCAGAGGCAAGGACGAAGCAACGTCGTCATCGACCTGGCGGCGCTGCCAATCCCTCCAGGCCTGGCGCACCTCAGGACGTCCGGGAGGCGGCGAATAGAGCATGGCCCGGTTGCGCTCTTGCCGCTCCAGTCCCTGCAGGGCCGCGGCGATTGAGGGCAGCGCCAGGATCTCTCCGTGCCCGTTGGTGACCTGTCCGATGGTGGCGTTGAAGGCCTTGCCGCGGGCCTGCTCGGCCTGGACGGGGATGTCGGGCGGGAAAAAGGCCGCTCTCCCCAAGGGAGAAAGACATTGAAAGAGCAGAGGAGCCTCGCGCTCCAGAAGCGAATTGAGTTGTTCCACCGTTTGCGCCATGGCAGCCGATTGTACAGCATGGCGTTGCGGTCCAGAAGAGGGTCGGCCGATGGGGTCATCCAGGCGACCTGCAGGCTCAGGCAAAAAGCTGAGGTGTCACAAATTGTGAGGGGCCTGCCCGACATTTTGTTAGGGCGGCGCGGTAGTCTTTTTGGTAGAGTTGCGGACTTCGAGCAAGGAGCAACCAACGAGGAGCAAGATATGGGACGGGATCGGGCGCTTTCCCTCATACAACCCACCGGCAAGGGCCAACTGCACATCGGCAATTACTTCGGAGCCATCCGCAACTGGGTCAAGCTGCAAGAGCACTACGACTGCATCTTCGGAGCGGTGGATTATCACGCCATCACCGTCGATTTCGATCCCAAGACGCTGCCTCGCCAGTCGATGGACATCATCACCGATTTGATCGCCTGCGGCATCGATCCTCAGCGTTCCACCGTGATGATCCAGTCCCACGTGCCCGAACACACCGAGTTGTGCTGGATCTTCAACTGCGTGGCCGCCTACGGCGACGTGCAGCGCATGACCCAATTCAAGGACAAGGCCGAAGAGCAGGCCTACGTCACCGTGGGCCTCTTCGACTACCCGGTGCTGCAAGCCGCCGACATCCTCATCTACAAGGCCAAGGCGGTCCCCGTGGGCCAGGATCAGGATCAGCACCTGGAACTGACCCGGGGGATCGCCCAGAAGTTCAATACCCGCTTCGGAGAGGTCTTTCCCATCCCCTACACCGGGGCCAAGCTGCGCCACATGCACGACCTCCGGGGAGCCAAGATCGTCTCTCCCGCCGATCCCGAGAAGAAGATGAGCAAGAGCCTGGGAGACAAGCACTGCATCTTCGTGATGGAAGAGGAGAAGGCCATCCGCAAGAAGATCCGCTCGGCGGTTACCGACATGGGTCCGGCCGACGTCAGCGGCGACAAGTCTCCCGGCGTGGCCAACCTGTTTCACCTGCTGGAATTGACCGCGCCCCCGTCGGTGGTGGACGAATTCGAGTCCGCCTACCGCGCCGAGACCCTCAAGTACGTCGAACTCAAAGACGCTGTCTTCGAGCACCTGATGGAGGAGTTGCGTCCGGTGCGGGAGCGCAAGCGGGAACTGGAAAGCGATCCCGAGACGATCCGGACCATTATCCGGGAAGGCAGCGAGAAAGCCCGGCAGATGGCGCGTGAAACCCTGTCCGAGGTGCGCAAGCTGCTGGGCGTAGGCCCCATTTGAGGACCGTTGAGCAGGCCGGGTAGTCGGGCGTCCAAGTGCGAAGTGCGAGTTGCGAACTGCGGAGTGGTTCGGTTGGTACTTGCAACAAACTCGACTTGCAGTTTTCCGTGGGCCTTGCCACTATGAGGCCATGAAGAGACCAAGCACTTGGGTGACGATCACCACGTTGACGGGTTTGAGCCTGGCCATTTTGGCCGGAGCTCAGCAGATGGATGTGACCTTGCCGGCCACGGGGGACGATGAGCTTCCGCCGGCTTTGCTGGGTGAGGACCCGCCCTTGCAGGGGGAATCGGTGGCCTATGATCCTGGGGATTCCCAGGCCATGGGATACCTGGCGCTGCCCGACGAAGCAGGGCCGCATGGCGGAGTCATCTTGATTCATGAGTGGAACGGACTGGTCGACCGCGTCCGGCGGGTGGCCGACGCCCTGGCAGCCGAAGGCTACGTGGCGCTGGCCGCCGACCTCTATTCGGGACGCACCGGCAGCAACCGCGAAGAGAACATGGCGCTGGTGCGGGAGACGCGCTCCAATCCCGAGAGGATGATCGCCAACCTGGACGCCGCCGCGCGCTTCCTCAGGGAACGCGACGACGTCTCCGGCAAGATCGCCGCCATGGGGTGGTGCTTCGGGGGAGGAGTGGCTCTCAGCTACGCGCTGGGAGGCGAAAA
The genomic region above belongs to Acidobacteriota bacterium and contains:
- a CDS encoding dienelactone hydrolase family protein, whose amino-acid sequence is MKRPSTWVTITTLTGLSLAILAGAQQMDVTLPATGDDELPPALLGEDPPLQGESVAYDPGDSQAMGYLALPDEAGPHGGVILIHEWNGLVDRVRRVADALAAEGYVALAADLYSGRTGSNREENMALVRETRSNPERMIANLDAAARFLRERDDVSGKIAAMGWCFGGGVALSYALGGENHEGTAIFYGRLLDDPERLKAISHEVYGTFAANDSGIPPADVNSFVEALRQAGIENDVHIYDDVGHGFWLHVDEDPETRKKPALDAWQRLKAYLKRTIG
- a CDS encoding aminotransferase class I/II-fold pyridoxal phosphate-dependent enzyme; its protein translation is MAQTVEQLNSLLEREAPLLFQCLSPLGRAAFFPPDIPVQAEQARGKAFNATIGQVTNGHGEILALPSIAAALQGLERQERNRAMLYSPPPGRPEVRQAWRDWQRRQVDDDVASSLPLVTLGLTHGLNLVGELFVSEGTPIAVPAPFWGNYRQTFAMRRGGVVLSAPFYRRGRYNTEAIAECLENAEDGRPALAVLNLPSNPGGYSPTQEERQAVRRSLLRLADERPLIVVCDDAYAGLVFQDDIPRRSLFWELVGAHDNLIPIKLDGATKEFSFFGGRVGFLTFGLSPDSPAFQALESKVKSLVRSGVGSPSATTQLLLLKGLQHPDVELEVEAVRRCLQERHDVLHQALREADPEIIRPLPFNSGCFALLQLPSQCSLDSNQVRLHLLEHEDTGLVSIAPNYLRIAFCSVDAPSLPEVVQRIEKGLREMSSALG
- the trpS gene encoding tryptophan--tRNA ligase, with the translated sequence MGRDRALSLIQPTGKGQLHIGNYFGAIRNWVKLQEHYDCIFGAVDYHAITVDFDPKTLPRQSMDIITDLIACGIDPQRSTVMIQSHVPEHTELCWIFNCVAAYGDVQRMTQFKDKAEEQAYVTVGLFDYPVLQAADILIYKAKAVPVGQDQDQHLELTRGIAQKFNTRFGEVFPIPYTGAKLRHMHDLRGAKIVSPADPEKKMSKSLGDKHCIFVMEEEKAIRKKIRSAVTDMGPADVSGDKSPGVANLFHLLELTAPPSVVDEFESAYRAETLKYVELKDAVFEHLMEELRPVRERKRELESDPETIRTIIREGSEKARQMARETLSEVRKLLGVGPI